The Thermococcus celericrescens genome includes a window with the following:
- a CDS encoding flagella produces MGFSVSASAAIIFISFLIAASTLYTAWDNSYANVRAAQDEWYNLRLSQLNTRFVLNGSTGTYLVDNTNNYYNVTFHLEDRGITLYAPHWTGIYDGKYVTLYNVSDDNVGFLGDYTYVLPGDVIYVNVTYIPLDSTPHALKTVFENGCYFVIGWYYNGSAVVVDYTSTGCPLEVS; encoded by the coding sequence ATGGGGTTCAGCGTATCGGCGAGCGCTGCGATCATCTTTATTTCCTTTTTAATAGCGGCCAGCACCCTCTACACGGCGTGGGACAACAGCTACGCCAATGTCCGGGCCGCCCAGGATGAGTGGTATAATCTGAGGCTCTCCCAACTCAATACGAGATTTGTCCTTAACGGTAGCACAGGCACATACCTTGTTGACAACACTAACAACTACTATAACGTGACCTTCCATTTGGAGGACAGGGGAATCACACTCTACGCACCGCACTGGACAGGTATATACGACGGTAAGTATGTCACCCTGTATAATGTTTCCGACGACAACGTTGGGTTCCTTGGTGATTATACCTATGTCCTGCCCGGGGATGTCATTTATGTTAACGTTACCTACATCCCCCTTGATTCGACCCCCCACGCATTGAAGACTGTATTCGAAAACGGCTGCTACTTCGTCATTGGCTGGTACTACAACGGCTCTGCCGTTGTGGTCGACTATACATCAACCGGCTGTCCACTGGAGGTGAGCTGA